A region from the Desulfomarina profundi genome encodes:
- a CDS encoding ABC transporter substrate-binding protein, with translation MSPLLENILISGNNCSRISPVGKKITFSPLPTFIVFFCFSALSFLFPLQACADEILILMSGSHPAYIEATRGIMSALNTEKGTGGPKTVLQHNITELVLQNSGDNNYWRQTIINYRPTMIIAVGKRALKIATELKDIPIVHVMVPGSTRLHNTSDTISGVSLEVPPLTSLQKLHKTFPHIKKILVPYSPGYSNEFITKAKEAAKLLHITLTTVPIDSSREVLTFLSSWKKKTDAIWMIPDPTILTRQTVPAFLQFSISNRAILLTFAEKYMKTGAGFAVSADIFDMGREAGTMALDILRKNGQTDYSLQAPRSIRTYYNRELLKKLATLSIKTDNLF, from the coding sequence ATGTCCCCATTGCTGGAAAATATTCTCATATCGGGAAACAACTGCAGCCGGATCTCACCGGTCGGAAAAAAAATTACTTTTTCTCCCCTGCCGACATTTATAGTGTTCTTCTGCTTCTCAGCACTCTCTTTTCTCTTTCCTCTCCAGGCCTGTGCAGATGAGATACTCATACTCATGAGCGGTTCACATCCAGCCTATATTGAAGCCACGAGAGGCATCATGTCCGCTCTCAATACAGAAAAAGGTACAGGCGGCCCGAAAACTGTTCTGCAACACAATATTACAGAATTGGTCCTTCAGAACAGTGGAGACAACAACTACTGGAGACAGACAATTATTAATTATCGCCCGACCATGATTATAGCCGTTGGCAAGAGAGCCTTGAAAATTGCCACGGAACTGAAGGATATTCCAATTGTCCATGTCATGGTACCCGGAAGCACCCGACTCCACAACACAAGTGACACAATCAGCGGTGTTTCACTTGAAGTACCACCGCTGACCAGTCTGCAGAAATTACATAAAACTTTTCCTCATATCAAAAAAATCCTGGTTCCCTACAGCCCTGGATACAGCAATGAATTTATCACAAAAGCGAAAGAGGCCGCCAAACTTCTCCATATCACATTGACAACAGTTCCAATTGATTCTTCCCGGGAAGTCCTGACATTCCTCTCTTCCTGGAAAAAGAAAACAGATGCCATATGGATGATTCCCGACCCGACCATCCTGACACGGCAGACCGTTCCCGCCTTTCTCCAGTTCTCTATCAGTAACCGAGCCATCCTGCTTACCTTTGCCGAAAAATATATGAAAACCGGTGCTGGATTTGCAGTTTCTGCTGATATTTTTGACATGGGCAGGGAAGCGGGAACCATGGCCCTTGATATTCTCCGTAAGAATGGGCAAACTGACTATTCCCTGCAGGCTCCTCGCTCCATTCGTACCTATTACAATAGAGAATTGCTGAAAAAACTGGCAACTCTCTCAATAAAAACCGACAATTTATTTTGA